A genomic window from Streptomyces sp. NBC_00234 includes:
- a CDS encoding DUF192 domain-containing protein gives MGKWRNGSGTLTVGTDADTREVPLRIAASYRARTRGLLGSDGVDGALLITPCASVHTFRMRFTIDVAYLDRHFNVLTVRTMKPGRLGLPRLRARHVVESEAGAMAAWGLRPGTRVRISASTTVR, from the coding sequence ATGGGGAAATGGCGCAACGGCAGCGGAACACTCACGGTCGGCACGGACGCGGACACCCGGGAGGTGCCCCTGCGGATCGCGGCCTCCTACCGGGCGCGGACGCGGGGCCTGCTCGGCAGCGACGGCGTGGACGGGGCACTGCTGATCACCCCGTGCGCGAGCGTGCACACGTTCCGCATGCGGTTCACGATCGATGTCGCGTATCTGGACCGGCACTTCAACGTCCTCACGGTCCGCACGATGAAGCCGGGCCGCCTCGGTCTGCCCCGGCTGCGCGCCCGTCATGTGGTGGAGTCCGAGGCCGGAGCGATGGCCGCGTGGGGACTGCGGCCGGGCACGCGCGTACGGATATCGGCGTCCACGACCGTCCGGTAG
- a CDS encoding A24 family peptidase — MDATLIAVAALWGVATGLLLPRAAYRFSVEPDEDWRDACPAGHALTGPARAWLGSTRCASCAVAVPSLPGRTAPDGGGAASQADGAAAPEPATVRSRYAPAVLAPVVTALACTALAAATGARPELAVWLLLTPVAVLLAVIDRRVHRLPDRLTLPLAAGAALLLGAVSLAPEHTGSWTAALLGGLALGGFYFLLFLINPNGMGFGDVKLALSLGVALGWYGWAVLFAGGFAGFLLGALYGLGLMLMRRAGRKTGIPFGPFMIAGAFLGVLFGALAA, encoded by the coding sequence GTGGACGCCACACTCATCGCAGTCGCCGCTCTCTGGGGCGTCGCCACCGGGCTGCTGCTTCCCCGTGCCGCGTACCGGTTCTCCGTCGAACCGGACGAGGACTGGCGGGACGCCTGTCCCGCCGGGCACGCGCTGACCGGACCGGCCCGCGCCTGGCTGGGCTCGACCCGGTGCGCGAGCTGCGCCGTGGCCGTCCCTTCGCTTCCGGGGCGTACGGCCCCGGACGGCGGCGGTGCCGCCTCGCAGGCCGATGGCGCGGCGGCACCGGAACCCGCGACCGTCAGGTCGCGGTACGCCCCGGCCGTCCTCGCGCCCGTGGTCACCGCACTCGCCTGTACGGCCCTGGCGGCGGCCACCGGGGCCCGCCCCGAGCTCGCCGTCTGGCTGCTGCTCACGCCCGTGGCCGTACTGCTCGCGGTCATCGACCGGCGCGTCCACCGGCTGCCCGACCGCCTCACGCTGCCGCTGGCCGCCGGCGCCGCACTGCTCCTCGGCGCGGTGTCCCTGGCCCCCGAGCACACCGGGTCCTGGACCGCCGCACTGCTCGGCGGGCTCGCGCTGGGCGGCTTCTACTTCCTGCTCTTCCTGATCAACCCGAACGGCATGGGCTTCGGGGACGTGAAGCTCGCCCTGTCCCTGGGGGTGGCGCTCGGCTGGTACGGCTGGGCGGTGCTGTTCGCCGGAGGGTTCGCCGGCTTCCTGCTGGGAGCGCTGTACGGGCTGGGGCTGATGCTGATGCGGAGGGCCGGGCGCAAGACGGGCATCCCGTTCGGGCCGTTCATGATCGCGGGGGCCTTCCTCGGCGTGCTGTTCGGAGCGCTGGCCGCCTGA
- a CDS encoding class I SAM-dependent methyltransferase gives MSDSTSSPADPSSDARFEALLAEAEAVSVDGWDFSWLDGRATEQRPSWGYARSMADRMARARCALDIQTGGGEVLASVPKLPPLTVATESWPPNIARATALLHPRGAVVVADEDRPPLPFGDAAFDLVVSRHPVTAWWTEIARVLAPGGTYFSQQVGPASVFELVEYFLGPQPPEVRGARDPEQARADAVAAGLDVVDLRPERLRTEFFDIGAVVYFLRKVIWMVPGFTVEAYRPRLKALHRTIEREGPFVAHTTRFLIEARKPGQVPHEDVNGPM, from the coding sequence ATGTCCGACTCCACCAGCAGCCCCGCCGACCCGTCGTCCGACGCCCGCTTCGAGGCGCTCCTCGCCGAAGCCGAAGCGGTCTCCGTCGACGGCTGGGACTTCTCCTGGCTCGACGGCCGGGCCACCGAACAGCGCCCCTCCTGGGGGTACGCCCGCTCGATGGCCGACCGGATGGCCCGCGCCCGCTGCGCCCTCGATATCCAGACGGGCGGTGGCGAGGTCCTCGCCTCCGTACCGAAGCTGCCGCCGCTGACCGTGGCCACCGAGTCCTGGCCCCCGAACATCGCGCGCGCCACCGCGCTGCTGCACCCGCGCGGGGCCGTCGTCGTCGCGGACGAGGACCGGCCGCCGCTGCCGTTCGGCGACGCGGCCTTCGACCTGGTGGTCAGCCGGCACCCGGTGACCGCCTGGTGGACGGAGATCGCCCGGGTGCTCGCGCCCGGCGGCACGTACTTCTCGCAGCAGGTCGGCCCGGCGAGCGTCTTCGAGCTCGTCGAGTACTTCCTCGGCCCGCAGCCGCCCGAGGTACGGGGCGCACGCGATCCGGAGCAGGCCCGCGCCGATGCCGTGGCCGCCGGTCTCGACGTGGTCGATCTGCGGCCGGAGCGGCTGCGTACCGAGTTCTTCGACATCGGGGCCGTCGTCTACTTCCTGCGCAAGGTGATCTGGATGGTCCCGGGCTTCACGGTCGAGGCATACCGTCCGCGACTGAAGGCGCTGCACCGGACGATTGAGCGGGAGGGGCCGTTCGTCGCGCACACCACCCGGTTCCTGATCGAGGCCCGCAAGCCGGGTCAGGTCCCGCACGAGGATGTCAACGGGCCTATGTGA
- a CDS encoding winged helix DNA-binding domain-containing protein, producing the protein MTTRARVTVTWPEANARRIDRQGLSAAPPPAVRDRRAPALRTPADVAGAMLGVHAQVLSAAELSVAVRLPGTTRTDVREALWTDRTLVKTFGPRGTVHLLPADELPLWTGALSALPAGPGRLAESARLTPDRTEQVVAAVADALTGTDLTIDELSDAVVARTGSWAADPVVPGFQGMWPRWRQVMHLAGHRGVLCYGPDRGRKATYTNPGHTPLPGPEAMTALVGRYLRAYGPATPAHFAKWLATAPGWANRLFADLAESGAIEEVTYEDAPAWVAAGDTDFPAEPAPGVRLLPYFDAFTIASQPRERLFPGRAYTRALGRGQAGNYPVLLVDGTVAGVWHQRRSGRRIAVTVEPLEPLTAGQLRELDEQVERVAVAMEGKAELTVGTVTVGPHA; encoded by the coding sequence GTGACCGTGACCTGGCCCGAGGCGAACGCCCGCCGGATCGACCGCCAGGGGCTGTCCGCCGCCCCGCCCCCGGCCGTCCGTGACCGTCGCGCCCCCGCTCTCCGCACCCCGGCCGACGTGGCGGGCGCGATGCTCGGGGTGCACGCCCAGGTGCTGTCGGCGGCGGAGCTGTCCGTCGCGGTGCGCCTGCCCGGGACCACCCGTACCGACGTACGCGAAGCCCTGTGGACGGACCGGACCCTGGTGAAGACCTTCGGCCCGCGCGGCACCGTTCATCTGCTGCCCGCGGACGAGCTCCCGCTCTGGACCGGCGCCCTGTCCGCCCTGCCCGCCGGTCCGGGCCGGCTCGCGGAGAGCGCCCGGCTGACGCCCGACCGGACCGAGCAGGTCGTCGCGGCCGTGGCCGACGCCCTCACCGGCACGGACCTGACCATCGACGAGCTGTCGGACGCGGTCGTCGCCCGGACGGGGTCCTGGGCGGCCGACCCGGTGGTGCCCGGGTTCCAGGGGATGTGGCCGCGCTGGCGTCAGGTGATGCATCTCGCGGGCCACCGGGGCGTGCTGTGTTACGGCCCGGACCGGGGCCGCAAGGCCACGTACACCAATCCCGGACACACCCCGCTGCCCGGGCCCGAGGCGATGACCGCACTCGTCGGGCGCTATCTGCGGGCGTACGGCCCCGCGACCCCCGCCCACTTCGCGAAGTGGCTCGCCACGGCTCCCGGCTGGGCGAACCGCCTGTTCGCGGACCTGGCCGAGAGCGGGGCGATCGAGGAGGTGACGTACGAGGACGCGCCGGCCTGGGTGGCGGCGGGCGACACCGACTTCCCGGCGGAGCCCGCGCCGGGGGTGCGACTGCTCCCCTACTTCGACGCCTTCACCATCGCCTCCCAGCCGCGCGAGCGGCTCTTCCCCGGCCGCGCGTACACACGCGCGCTCGGGCGCGGCCAGGCGGGGAACTACCCGGTGCTGCTGGTGGACGGCACGGTGGCCGGAGTCTGGCACCAGCGCCGCTCGGGGCGCCGGATCGCGGTGACGGTCGAACCGCTGGAGCCGCTCACCGCCGGACAGCTGAGGGAACTGGACGAACAGGTGGAGCGGGTGGCCGTGGCGATGGAGGGGAAGGCCGAGCTGACCGTGGGGACCGTGACGGTGGGGCCGCACGCGTAG